GTATCTGAACGAACCTGAATTGCTGACCGTTCTCGGTTGGGAAGAACTTGCCATCACAGGTGGAGCGGTATTCCTCTTCGGAATCATTATCACTTCATTGTGTGCAAGCATCTCTGTCAACAAGTTCCTGAAAATGAAGGCAGGCGATCTTTATAAGATTTAAATTCAATATTAAACTATTATATATTCATGGATAGAAGAAATTTGGCATTTGATAAGGTCAACTTTATCTTGTTGGCCATCGGTATGGCTATTGTCATCTTAGGTTTTCTCCTGATGAGCGGTACAGGCTCTAATGAGAATACTTTCGATATGGACATCTTTAGTACTCGTCGTATAGTGGTAGCTCCTACAGTTACACTGATAGGTTTTCTGTCAATCATCTATGCAGTAATACGTAAGCCGAAAGACAATTAATAATTTATAATTAATATACATATTATTATTAGATGGATTTTATTCAGACAATCATTATTGCTATTGTAGAGGGATTGACCGAGTTCTTGCCTGTGTCAAGTACAGGTCACATGATTATCACCGAAAACTTATTGGGCGTAGATATTCAGAATCAGTTCGTTAACGCTTTTACTGTCATCATCCAGTTTGGTGCTATACTCTCCGTTATCTGTTTGTACTGGAAGAGATTTTTCTATCCGGATTCAGTGAAAACAGGAGAGAAAACCTATTGGAAGGCCATGTTCGACTTCTATGCACGATTGGTAGTGGGTACTGTGCCTGCGGTGGTGCTGGGTCTCGCTTTCAATGATTTTATTGAGTCTAACCTTGGCAATGTACAGTTGGTAGGTTGGATGCTCGTTGTGGGTGGTATTTTTATGCTCTTCTGCGATAAGATATTCAATAAAGGTAGCGAGCAGACTAAGTTTACTTACAAGCGTGCCTTGACCATCGGTTTTATCCAGTGTATTGCGATGATTCCTGGTGTGTCTCGTTCTATGTCAACCATCGTGGGTGGTATGTCTCAGCGTCTTACTCGTAAGGCTGCTGCAGAGTTTTCATTCTTCTTGGCGGTTCCCACTATGTTTGGTGCCACTTGTCTGGAGGTTTATAAGCTCATCAGCCATGGTGGCGGTTCGTTGCTCACCCAGGGTAATAACCTGGTAACATTGATTTTGGGCTCAGTGGTAGCATTCGTCGTTGCCATCCTCGCCATTAAGTTTTTCATCAATTATGTCACCAAGTACGGTTTCGCAGCTTTCGGCTGGTATCGTATCGTTGTAGGACTCATCATCATCATCTGCGGTCTTTGTGGTGTAAACATGCAGATGGTGGATTAAATATTTTATAATGGATTTCAGAAAAGGAGAAATTATAGCTATCGACAAGCCTTATCGGATGTCGAGCTTCGGAGCATTGGCGCATGTACGCTATCTGCTCAGCAAGAAACTTGGCTTCAAGGTAAAGATAGGACATGCTGGTACGCTTGACCCCCTTGCTACTGGTGTCCTGGTGCTTTGTACAGGTAAATGTACCAAGCAGATAGAGCAGTTGCAGACTCATACCAAGGAATATACGGCTACGCTCCAACTTGGTGCCACTACGGCAAGTTATGACATGGAGCATTCTGTAAATCATACTTATCCTACTAAGCATATCACACGAGAACTGGTAGAGGAAGTCTTGAAGCAGTTTGTCGGAGAAATACAGCAGGTTCCACCTACCTATAGTGCGGTAAAGGTGAATGGCGATCGCTCTTATGCCTTGCGACGTGCAGGTGAGGAGGTTCAGTTGAAGCCAAAGACTGTTAGGGTGGATGAGATAGAGTTGACCGACTATGATGATGAGCAGAAAACTGCAAGCATCCGTGTTGTCTGCGGCAAGGGTACTTATATCCGTTCGCTGGCCCGTGATATCGGTAGAGCCCTCGATAGCGGTGCTTTCCTGACTGCTCTCCGTCGTACCAAGGCAGGAAGTTTCTCGGTAGAGAACTGTATCGACTTCGACCGTTTCCAGGAATGGCTTGATGCACAGGAGTTGGAGGATAGTATCCTTGACAACAATCAACCGGCTTCTCATAAAAAGAATCATAAGTAATAATCAGAAAGGAGAAAAATATATAACATGAAACTATCACAATTCAATTTTAAATTGCCAGAGGCACAGGTTGCTCTCTATCCACATAAGGCAAAGCGTGTCGTAAAAACTGCTAACGGTGAGCGTACTTTCGAAGTGACTCGTCGTGATGAATCTCGTCTGATGGTTCTTCACAAGAAGTCTGAGAAGATCGAAATGTACAAGAAGGATGCCGAAGGCAATGACATGGTCGATGCTGAGGGCAATCCAGTATTCTTGCAGTTTAAGGACATCGTCAACTATTTCGATGAGGGTGATACCTTTATCTTCAATGATACGAAAGTTTTCCCTGCTCGTCTCTATGGTACCAAGGAGAAGACTGATGCCAAGATAGAGGTGTTCCTGCTTCGCGAGTTGAACCAGGAAATGCGTCTCTGGGATGTATTGGTAGAACCAGCCCGCAAGATTCGTATCGGCAACAAGTTGTTCTTTGATGATGTGAACGAGATGGTAGCCGAGGTAATCGACAATACTACCAGCCGTGGCCGTACCCTTCGTTTCCTTTATGACGAGGATGGTCAGCACGATGTCTTCAAGCGTTCTTTGTTTGCTCTGGGTGAGGCTCCATTGCCACGCTATATTATTGACAAACGCGAGAACCACCATGCTACCGAGGAAGATATGGATGACTTCCAGTGTGTATTTGCCGAGAAGGAAGGTGCTGTTACTGCACCTGCTACTGGTCTTCACTTCTCACGTGAGTTGATGAAGAAACTGGAGATTTGTGGCATTCAGCCAGCTTTCATTACCTTGCATTGTGGTTTGGGTAACTTCCATGAGATTGAGGTGGAGGACCTCACCAAGCACAAGATGGATTCTGAGCAGATGATTATCGGCAAGGAGTGCTGTGATCTTGTCAATCAGACCAAGTTGGCTGGTCACCATGTATGTGCTATCGGTACCAGTGTGGTCAAGGCTACTGAGTCTGCTGTCGGTACTGACGGTATGTTGAAGGAGTTCGATGGCTGGACCAATAAGTTCATCTTCCCTCCTTACGATTTCGGTCTCGCAGACTGTATGGTTGCCAATTTCTATCATCCAGAGTCACCGCTCATGATGAGCACGGCTGCTTTTGGTGGTTATGACCTCGTCTATAGTTGCTACAAGAAGGCAGTAAAGAACGGATATATGTTCGGCTGCTTCGGCGACTCCCTTTTGATTTTGAACGATTAAGCCTATATCATGCACAAAGTATATTTGAGCTTAGGTACGAATTTGGGCAACAGAAAGCGCAATATTCGTGAGGCTATTGAAAAAATAGAAGAGCTGGTTGGCGTGGTAGAGCGCCAGTCAGCTCTTTATGAAACCAAGCCTTGGGGTTTTTCCTCTCCCAATGATTTTATCAATGCTTGTGTACTGGTGGATACCATATTGGCTCCTCGCCAACTTCTTGAGGCTACGCAGAAGATAGAGTGCGAGATGGGCAGGGTAGGTAAGTCTGTGGATGGTGAATACCATGATCGTATTATTGATATTGACATTTTGATATATGATGATTTAAAAGTGAATGAACCAGATCTCGTTATTCCCCATCCTTTGATGGAGGAGCGAGAGTTTGTCATGGTTCCTTTGAAGGAAATTCTATAGTTACCTTAAATGTTACATTAAAAAACTTATCATCTCTTTATTTTTTTTAGAAAAAATTTGGAGGTCTCGTTTTTTTATTATACATTTGCAGATGTATTCTATGTTGATAATGTTAAGATGAAACTTAAACATGTGCATTCTGCATGGATACACCACTTTTTGAATAAAAGTAAATGGTCACTTTGATTAAAGGACAAAACGTAGGAGAAAAATCTCCTCTATGTGGCATACCTTCTGTTGCTACGTCTCCCTGTTGGCTACAAAATGGGGTGACCCCCAACTATGTTGTAAAGCAAAGTGCTAATCTCTCTACACTTCAGTGTGTAATTTCTATATGGACCGCCTTTTCTGCATATTGTGCAGAAAAGGCGGTTTGTTTTTTTGTGTAAGTAATAAAAGATAATAACTGTGAGTATTGATTGTGAAGCGATGGTTTGGTTTTTGATGAGAGCTGCTTATGGACAAGAACAAAAGGCGCAAGAGTTTTTAGAAGCTAAAGGAATAGAGACTTTCTTACCTTTGCAGGAACATTGCTTTGTGCGAGACGGAAAGAGAGTGAAGAAAATGCAATCCTTAATACCCAACTTCTTGTTTGTAAAAAGTACTGAAAATGAGATGAAAAAATATATAGGAAAGCATCCTGTAGATTTTCTGCATCATTATTATGTGCCTCATAAGGATAATTCAGGGAATGCCATTGGGACAAAAGGCATCAAGCCATTAGTAATCCCCGATGAGCAGATGGCTGCTTTCCAGCAATGGTATGCTATCCGTGATGATAATAAGCTCTTTATAGCCGATGATAAGATGCATTTCACTAAGGATCAGCAAGTGAAAGTGATTGGTGGAAAGTTCGCGGGTATGTGTGGTCGGGTGTGTCATATTAAGGGGCAATCGCGAGTCGGCATAGTCATCAGCGGTGTCGGCATCATCTTCACTGCTTATATTCCTAAAGGTATGTTGGAGGTGCTCTAAATAAAGCAGGTATGTGTTTTAAATTTAAAATGATAGGATTATGAATAAAGTCATTCAAAATTTTGGAGTGATATTCTCCTTGCTGTTGCTTACTTGTGTGAGCATGATAGATAGGATATCGTGATGATGGTGGTCTTAATATTTGGAACAACATGACTCAGTTTTTAACGATAAACTTTATCTTAAAATGATTAAAGATAGTCTGTTTTGAAACAAAATTATAGTTTAGTAATTTATTATATTTTTGCAAATGTATCCCATGTTTAAGAAAAACAAATCTGTCTCTTTGAGTAAAGGACAAAGTTCAGGAGAATCTTCTCCGTATAGTAATATTCCTAAGGGATGTTGAAAAAGTATAAACGACAGTTCCATACTATGTTTTGGGAGTATGGAAGGCTCTCTTGTTGTTTAAATAGAGATTATTTATAAGTTCTTCGCTGTAGAGCCAAGTGAGGAAAATAATGAAAATTGTTTTTATGAAACGTATTGTTTATGTAATGTTGGCATTGGTTTTTATGTTGATGCCAAGTTTGGTGAAGGCGCAAGGAGATTTGGCTGCCTTTGATTTGAAAGGAAAAGTAAAGCAGTGTACTTGGGTGAACCACAAGGCTGGTTGTATTTATCAAGGCTTTTCGAAAGATGCCAATAAAGAAGTGCTTTTTTTTGCTCAGAACGGTCGTTGTTTGAAGTGGAATGGAGGAACCTTTGTTAAAATGGGTGGTGATGCTCTTTATTCTGAATGCTCAAGGGATGCTAAGGGACGTATTACAAGTGGCGAACTTTACACGGCTTATTATAATCCTGGTAGTGGTGAAGATACATTTACTTACAACGCTAATGGTAAGTTGGCAAAACATACTTATGAGGATGCAGGAATGTCGATTGTGACTACGTTTGCTTATGGGACTGATGGTAATGTAAGTTCGACAATCTCTAAGATAGAGGACTATAATACGGAGAAGACTTCTACGGTAAAGGTTTCTTATACTATTCAAGCTAAGGATGCTAAAGGTAATTGGACAAAAAGACTTGCCAGAAGAACTAATGGCTCTTCTTGGGTAGAGACAAGAACCATTACTTATTATCCTGCAAAATAATAATTAAGGGCAATAGATTTACATCTTTCAGAAGCTATTTGCCCTTTAAAAGTTATTGCGCTATAAACAATCATTAAACTTAATTCTATATGATTAAAAACTATTTTTTTGTGATATTTGCAGCAGTGACAATTTTGTTGGTATCTTGCGGCAATTCCCAAACTACTCCACAAGAAATAGATGGAGTAGAGTTTACTGGTAATGGTCTTTTGGGCAATTTTCCTTATATGATGGCTCGCTATGATTCGGAGCGAGCTAATTTAGAACGAAATCTGAATGGTGCGGGGGTGTTAGAAAAGAGGAACTTTGCGAAAGAAAATGAATTTGATATTGAAAAAATCGCAGAAGAACTTGATGGTAAGGAAGTGCCTTTTGAGATTAGTACAGGTGGTAAGACAGAAGAAATTAAAGGATTTAAATTCAAGGTTGTTAAATCTGTGGGAGGTTATCTGCCTTGTATGAAAATACGTATTGAAGGACCAGCTGGATATGATGCAGGATGGAGTGAAAAAGGTATAGAAGCTTGTGTGCCTGTAGATAAGGATGGTAATATTCTTAATTTCCATGAGTCGCTTGGTCGTTTTTGGTTGCATCTTGGGAGTATTGTTGGTGCTTATTCTTATCCTTTAAAATATGATAAGAATTACAAAGAAATGCTCCAAAGAAATCATATTTTAGACCGTTTTGTTAAGATTGTAGCAATGGATGAAGAGACTTTTGAAAAAACACAAGCGAAAATGCGAGAGGCTGAAGAAAAGGCTTTAAACGAGGAGGCGAAAGACAATGATTTGTCAAAAGTAGAATTCTCTGAAAAAGGTTGCGAACCTATTGTATTAGGGAAAAAGGTAAATCAATTTCCTTCGAAATGTAAGGGGTTCTATACTCATTATAGATGGAATATAGATAAACTCTCTCATACGAAGAATTTTACATTCTTTAATGGAACCGATACTGTTGTGCATGTTGAGTCAGATTTAAGTTCTGCGGAAATTTATAAAATATTTGTTTGCTCTCCAAAGATAAATGTGAAATTTGATAATGGTAAGACATTGAGGGCTGGTATGAAGTTAGTCGAAGTTGCTCAGACATTTGGCGATGATTTTAAGGCTTCGTGGACTCCAGAAGAAATAGGTCCATTTATTCATTTTGGTCTATATGGTGGATATCCTGCAGATGAAGAAACCTTGAAACGAGAAGCTTTAGAGCGTATAGAAGAACTTTATGGTTGTTTTGAATATCTTGATTTGAGTCCTAAAGATGTGCTACCAAATGCTGTGCTGGAGAGTGTTATCCTTTGCTTGCATGAGTAACTTTCAAATGTTGTTGTATAATAAAATTTTGATTCATGAGAAAGTATATATTTTTGTTGGTGATGTTTGTGTTGACATTCTGTTCATGTGGAGAGAAGGGTACAACTTATTCTGAGACAGATTTTAATGGAGAAGGAGTGTTTGGTGCTTTGCCACAAATGTCCGCGCGAATGTCCAGTATTGTAAAACCTGCAATGGATAAAATGAATGAGAAATATCCAAAGTTAGCTTCTGATGATCCGAAAGATAAGGAAGAGGTGGTGAAAGGACAAGAGTTTAATGATTATCTTAACTCTATTTCAGAGGAAATTGTTGAAACTTATGGTAAGGATAATCTTGAAAGTTGGGTAAAGGAAATCCAGAAAATGTCAGATATTAAGAGATTTCATATTATTAATGACTTGGGACTTCCTATAGAAAACCAGCGTGTGTCAATAATAGGTGCTGATGTTTTCTTTAATATAACTTTTAAATTTACTATTCATCTTGGGCGAGCAAATGAGAAAGAATTTATGCCTTGGATTTTGTTTTTTGATGCAAATGGTAAATGTCTGTATGGTAAAGAATGTGTTTTGTTGCCTAATTTTGGATTTCAGTCTTGTTATGTGGAAATAGCTGTCCCTTATAAAACCCAAATAAGTGTACTAAAAGACCCAGATGGTGCTACTCAAAAGAATATAGAGTTTTGTAAAAGATGGATAAGGTTACAAGAATTAAAATCGTAAAGGCATTAGATGCGCCAAAATTCCTGGAAACTGAAAGGTAATTGGTAATGTTGGTTTAATAAATGTTTTAAATAGGATAATTTCTTATTATTAAAAATGTAATTATGAAGAATTATACTCGAATTAACAAAAGTATGTTGCTTATATTGCTTTCCTCTTTTGTGTGTATAAGTTCCTTGGCAGGGCCAAGAAGTTATGCTCAAGCAAAGGCTATTGCGGAAAAGCAAGCGGCTAAGTTGGGAATACAAATTGATGAAAATAGTTCTCCAGCCTGCAAGGCTAAGAGTTTAGGTGGCGGTACAAGTTCACAGGCGGCTAGTTATTATGTTTTTACCAATGGTGAAGATAAAGGTTTTGTTATCGTTTCAGGGGATGATCGCTTGCCTGAAATTGTGGGCTATTCTGATAAGGGAACTTACAAGGAACAAGAGGACTTGCCTTCAGCTTATCTTTTCTATTTAGAAGAATACAAGAAAATGACTGATAGGTTGTTGGCTGGCGAAGAGGCGACTATTTCTTACCTAGAGGAACTTGATGCGGTGAAAAATGCAAAAGCCGGTAACCGACAAGTTGTGAAACCATTGCTGGGCTCTATCGTTTATAATCAAAATGCACCTTTTAATCAAATGTGTCCTTTTTATGCGACAGACAAACGCTCTGCTACGGGT
This is a stretch of genomic DNA from Segatella hominis. It encodes these proteins:
- the truB gene encoding tRNA pseudouridine(55) synthase TruB; its protein translation is MDFRKGEIIAIDKPYRMSSFGALAHVRYLLSKKLGFKVKIGHAGTLDPLATGVLVLCTGKCTKQIEQLQTHTKEYTATLQLGATTASYDMEHSVNHTYPTKHITRELVEEVLKQFVGEIQQVPPTYSAVKVNGDRSYALRRAGEEVQLKPKTVRVDEIELTDYDDEQKTASIRVVCGKGTYIRSLARDIGRALDSGAFLTALRRTKAGSFSVENCIDFDRFQEWLDAQELEDSILDNNQPASHKKNHK
- the queA gene encoding tRNA preQ1(34) S-adenosylmethionine ribosyltransferase-isomerase QueA → MKLSQFNFKLPEAQVALYPHKAKRVVKTANGERTFEVTRRDESRLMVLHKKSEKIEMYKKDAEGNDMVDAEGNPVFLQFKDIVNYFDEGDTFIFNDTKVFPARLYGTKEKTDAKIEVFLLRELNQEMRLWDVLVEPARKIRIGNKLFFDDVNEMVAEVIDNTTSRGRTLRFLYDEDGQHDVFKRSLFALGEAPLPRYIIDKRENHHATEEDMDDFQCVFAEKEGAVTAPATGLHFSRELMKKLEICGIQPAFITLHCGLGNFHEIEVEDLTKHKMDSEQMIIGKECCDLVNQTKLAGHHVCAIGTSVVKATESAVGTDGMLKEFDGWTNKFIFPPYDFGLADCMVANFYHPESPLMMSTAAFGGYDLVYSCYKKAVKNGYMFGCFGDSLLILND
- a CDS encoding UpxY family transcription antiterminator, with protein sequence MRAAYGQEQKAQEFLEAKGIETFLPLQEHCFVRDGKRVKKMQSLIPNFLFVKSTENEMKKYIGKHPVDFLHHYYVPHKDNSGNAIGTKGIKPLVIPDEQMAAFQQWYAIRDDNKLFIADDKMHFTKDQQVKVIGGKFAGMCGRVCHIKGQSRVGIVISGVGIIFTAYIPKGMLEVL
- a CDS encoding DUF3098 domain-containing protein: MDRRNLAFDKVNFILLAIGMAIVILGFLLMSGTGSNENTFDMDIFSTRRIVVAPTVTLIGFLSIIYAVIRKPKDN
- the folK gene encoding 2-amino-4-hydroxy-6-hydroxymethyldihydropteridine diphosphokinase, whose amino-acid sequence is MHKVYLSLGTNLGNRKRNIREAIEKIEELVGVVERQSALYETKPWGFSSPNDFINACVLVDTILAPRQLLEATQKIECEMGRVGKSVDGEYHDRIIDIDILIYDDLKVNEPDLVIPHPLMEEREFVMVPLKEIL
- a CDS encoding undecaprenyl-diphosphate phosphatase, with protein sequence MDFIQTIIIAIVEGLTEFLPVSSTGHMIITENLLGVDIQNQFVNAFTVIIQFGAILSVICLYWKRFFYPDSVKTGEKTYWKAMFDFYARLVVGTVPAVVLGLAFNDFIESNLGNVQLVGWMLVVGGIFMLFCDKIFNKGSEQTKFTYKRALTIGFIQCIAMIPGVSRSMSTIVGGMSQRLTRKAAAEFSFFLAVPTMFGATCLEVYKLISHGGGSLLTQGNNLVTLILGSVVAFVVAILAIKFFINYVTKYGFAAFGWYRIVVGLIIIICGLCGVNMQMVD